From the genome of Nitrospira sp. CR1.1:
ATCACGGGTAGAAACTGATCCGGCGTCCGGCAATGGCCTGTGCCACCGACGCAAGGATCTGCTCCCGTTCGGCCGGTTTTTCCAGGAATTCCACAATGCCCTGCCGGCGCAGAGAAGAGGCCAATGATTCATCATGATAGCCGGTTAGGACGATGACCGGGAGGGACGGGTATTGGGCTCGAAAGTAGGTAATCGCCTCCACTCCATTGATCCGCGGCATACGGATATCGCAAATAATCGTATCGATCATCAGCGGATTGTCCCCGCTGTTGAGTACTTCAACCGCTTTGCCGCCATCGTCCGCCTCCTCCACGTCATACCCTGCCTGCGTCAGCGTCATGCGAAGCACACTTCGGATTGAGTCTTCGTCA
Proteins encoded in this window:
- a CDS encoding response regulator, coding for MGMAWPFGVSTGDKVRLGRVLVVDDEDSIRSVLRMTLTQAGYDVEEADDGGKAVEVLNSGDNPLMIDTIICDIRMPRINGVEAITYFRAQYPSLPVIVLTGYHDESLASSLRRQGIVEFLEKPAEREQILASVAQAIAGRRISFYP